Below is a window of Drosophila willistoni isolate 14030-0811.24 chromosome XR unlocalized genomic scaffold, UCI_dwil_1.1 Seg144, whole genome shotgun sequence DNA.
tattttgtcGTGCGTGTTTCCGCTTGGTTTGTTCTATTTCCGTTGGAGTAGAATGCCGTACTGAATGGGGCACATAGcgttctttttattttttgtgccGACTGACTGCTGACCGACCGGGTGACAGGGTGAACGAGAGGCAGGCGACAGAGGCACAGACACAGGGAGCGTGAGAGTACCGTTAATATTTATGGCACATGTTGACTGTTACCACGCCGTCTCTCTCTATTATAAGTAAAGCGCAGGCGCATAATACCTTATtatattcaaataaattaccaaaaattcaattatttaatcCATAAATTATGTTTACCCGTTTGTTGAACTTTGTATTGTGTTCGTAAAATTTGCAACTTTTGGGCCCTTTTTTGCCCAtctgaaaatcaaattttatgttcaacattttttcaaattcaaatctGGCGACCGCTTAACATTAAGGCAAACGCACTGTTAATCCTGCTGTAATTTAACAGAATCTGAACAGACACatgaaacaacaacacaaactctttttaatttgtttataaagaAAGAATGTTTAATTGGGAAATATATGAGAAAATTTCATTCGGCCAAATCGCCGCCAGGCACCAACtgtaataataaaatgatACAAAATCGTTAGTTATTAGCTTAACTGTTAAGATATGCAACTCACCATTGTTATATTATTGCCATTGAGGAGAATCTGATCCAATTTGGTTACCCTTCGGCCGTCGGGTGTGTTCTCATACTCTGTGACATCGTCGAGCAGCATATTGACAAAATCATCAAATCCCAGCAATGTGCCAACCATTTCTTTGTCATTCTTCATAATAATATGAATCCTGGAGCCAATGCATTTGTCCACAAGCTCTGTgaaacaaaaagcaataatAACAGAGCCGGCATCCCCGGAATTTCCCGGTTTTCGCTTAGACTACTCACCCAATGGCATCAGTGTGGATATGTTTGCGGGTGGCGGCACAGCAGTcattatgtttttgtttgtattattatttatattcaactaattttatttgttgccgCTTTCTTGGTTTTTTGCCTACCGCAAACACGAGCCGTCGAAATTGTGCAAAAAGTTGGTCACACTAAATAATTGTCACCCTTAGTACTGAATTTTATGGATGTCGGAGAACCAGTGAAAACCgataaatatgaaatatttccCCAGCCAATAAAACGACACATAAAATTCCAGATATTGTTAACTAGAAGAGAATTGTGACCAACTTGCAAAAGCTCAATATATTGCATAGCCTTTTCTAGTTCATAGTTCGTAGGGTCCACAAATGTCTGGTTTTAACAAACGGTCACACTCAGTATAAGAATTCTTAATGAAACTTAATCACAAGATAAGATCGGAGAGTGTgtttataaatcaaattttgtgcaaataaaaatcGGTAGCCCACAGCTATATGTTGGCACCTCCGGACGGAGAGCAGTGTATGGCTGTCACTGCCACAGCTGTTCCTGCTGCTACTGCTCACATTCGCCCTTGTTGTTGTCTTCTTTCCCTTCTTCCACTTCTACATTTACATAATGGCCATGGCCATGGCCCTGGTCTGTGGCgccaaaaaattaacaaatttaaatttgaaatggATAGTGCGTCGCTGTTTAAATCAAGGTGACTTAAACTAGGTGTATATACTATAAAAAAAGATGATATAATTATGTATTTGCATATAATTGTGTAGACTTGACAACTGCCCTTCGTCCATTTTACTTTGCTGTCCATCCGGATCTCTTTGGCCAACATCCCGAAGAACGGCAAACCAATGAGGATTCCTTGAAATTGCTCAGTGAGCATTTGGGTGCTTTATACGAACGTAATTATTGCTATAATGCGTCTGATAGCACAAAAGTTCTAAAATTCTATGTGCGGCTAAGCAACGATGCGGACAAGAGAGATTCGTTCAAATTGGTTCACATACGCCTGGACAGGAATAGCACAAGAGATCCAAAGACTTTTATACAGCATCTATTGGAATCGTGTAATCTATCAACGGAGTATGTAAAGAGCATCAAGTCATCTCCACCTTCTCATGGAGCGGGAGCTGGAGCTGCCCCTGGAGATAGTATGGCCAATAAACCTAGTTACGATTACAATTACAACTCGGAATTTGCTGACTTTGAGTACCAATTCAGAAATGTATTTAACTTGTCTATAAAATAGAAATTGTAAATCTGATACCTCTGATTCCCATTTTAGGAACGTGTCAGCATACGCCCAGAGCTATCCACATGGCTGGGGGAGAACGCACCCAAGGCCAAAGAGCGTTCCAAAGAGACAGCAACGCTACAGGCCGAAATTGATAAACTGCAAAAGGTTTTggtggaaaaattaaaattacgCGATGCTCGTTATGAATGTGGCTGGAATATAGATCATTATCGTGGATGCCTTAAAACCCTGGAACGTCTGGCGAATACCCATTGCCAGGAATTGCATCCTCTGGAAAATCGTATAGTGGTTTTTGCCCCATTCACGGGTATCAGCTTGGAGGGTCATGTAATGCTCTTTACTGGAGATGTTCTAAGCAATTGGCTGGATTTCATCAAAAATATCCCATCACATGATGCTTATCTCAAGGTGGTGCCCATCTATGAGCAGACTTTATCGCAAGTTCTGCTTGGCATACAAATTGGACGCAGGAAATTTATGCCCAAGCAACAGGCACGCGGCTATGCTAGCCACTTGATGAAAGTGACGACATCCCTCAATGATTATCTGGGTAAACAAAAGTATCCCAAGGATTGGGCCGGAACATTAAAAGAATTCACCATTGTAGTCGAATCGGAGGCTGGTCCATTAATGGTCAGTCCGACCGGACAATTCATAACACCAGCCACTTGTCCAGGATCAATTCTTGTGGATTTCATTAGCCAAAACATGACAGTGGCCCAGGAGCGTATGAAAAAGTATGCCGAAGATAAGCACATTGAGCAAGAGCTAATGGATGAATGCATGAAGGAACTTCAATTGCAATCGCTAACCAAAGACGATGCCATTACGCCAGATAAAATGATTTCAGCACTCTCTGAACTATCCAAAGGTTACTCCACTCGGCATTTTCAGCAAATTAAATTGCATGTAACCCATTATTATTCCGTTTCAACCGATGGCGTCGTTTGCATACCTTGGGACTTTAATCAGAAGTAGTTTCAAGTTTTTTCTATCTCATTATCTCTCGTGTgccttatatatatatatatatgtatttagcgAAAACTATCTATTTAGATCCAAGTGTTCATTAAAAAAATCCCCTTTAacataattattaaatatatgtgaaaatattttcactttctAGATACAAATTGAACATTtctctttaaaaaaaatgtgaattaTGAAACGGCAATGAGATCAAATTTTCATATCCTTTTTTGTCAGGAATTGATGCTAGTTATTTGACAATGTTcctgtaattttaaaaactaattCATGTAataaatttcttatattacaaattcaaaaatctataatttttattgcatcaatttcatctttctttttttcaagaGCTTTCCATGT
It encodes the following:
- the LOC6639078 gene encoding U6 snRNA-associated Sm-like protein LSm5 produces the protein MTAVPPPANISTLMPLELVDKCIGSRIHIIMKNDKEMVGTLLGFDDFVNMLLDDVTEYENTPDGRRVTKLDQILLNGNNITMLVPGGDLAE
- the LOC6639077 gene encoding T-cell activation inhibitor, mitochondrial; translated protein: MAMAMALVCGAKKLTNLNLKWIVRRCLNQDLTTALRPFYFAVHPDLFGQHPEERQTNEDSLKLLSEHLGALYERNYCYNASDSTKVLKFYVRLSNDADKRDSFKLVHIRLDRNSTRDPKTFIQHLLESCNLSTEYVKSIKSSPPSHGAGAGAAPGDSMANKPSYDYNYNSEFADFEYQFRNERVSIRPELSTWLGENAPKAKERSKETATLQAEIDKLQKVLVEKLKLRDARYECGWNIDHYRGCLKTLERLANTHCQELHPLENRIVVFAPFTGISLEGHVMLFTGDVLSNWLDFIKNIPSHDAYLKVVPIYEQTLSQVLLGIQIGRRKFMPKQQARGYASHLMKVTTSLNDYLGKQKYPKDWAGTLKEFTIVVESEAGPLMVSPTGQFITPATCPGSILVDFISQNMTVAQERMKKYAEDKHIEQELMDECMKELQLQSLTKDDAITPDKMISALSELSKGYSTRHFQQIKLHVTHYYSVSTDGVVCIPWDFNQK